One part of the Arabidopsis thaliana chromosome 1 sequence genome encodes these proteins:
- the PUP14 gene encoding purine permease 14 (purine permease 14 (PUP14); CONTAINS InterPro DOMAIN/s: Protein of unknown function DUF250 (InterPro:IPR004853); BEST Arabidopsis thaliana protein match is: purine permease 15 (TAIR:AT1G75470.1); Has 334 Blast hits to 326 proteins in 20 species: Archae - 0; Bacteria - 6; Metazoa - 1; Fungi - 0; Plants - 321; Viruses - 0; Other Eukaryotes - 6 (source: NCBI BLink).): protein MAQNQQPIFQTKPPEQFVQIPINIERDSSTTRMNQTGNTIRKPNHWPTITISIIFVIIGQSIAKLLENFYYDKTNRSEYNENRQNDGVWTQSLLQTVGFPLLLLPFLIFITKNKRNHHQQPPITSDSIHLKSLAVIYICIGIIMSVQGRLAAMGKLEIPFGVFTLIYTAQLFFTPIFAAFINKIKFNRWVVISVILAIITGALTLSSSFGGEPDEAEENYARGSWAALFAGICFALLLCNIQNVFDSYIFKRTESTNQKPSFASVFEVIIFSSLVATIISVVGLLIAGEQHDLKREMNGFSKGKGSYVMAMVGQAVSWQVYWVGIVGLVYSVSSVLSNVISVITWPIVSVLVVIFFNFMDDEFDAFKGVALVTAVLSAAAYFFRLHKDNRMAY, encoded by the exons ATGGCTCAGAATCAACAACCTATTTTCCAGACCAAACCTCCAG AACAATTTGTGCAAATACCTATCAACATCGAGCGTGATTCTTCAACCACACGCATGAACCAAACCGGAAACACAATCCGGAAACCAAACCACTGGCCAACCATCACCATCTCAATCATCTTCGTCATCATCGGTCAATCCATAGCGAAACTCCTCGAAAACTTCTACTACGACAAAACCAACCGAAGCGAATACAACGAAAACCGTCAAAACGATGGCGTTTGGACTCAATCTCTTCTCCAAACTGTTGGTTtccctctccttcttctcccgttcctcatcttcatcaccaaGAACAAACGCAACCACCATCAACAACCTCCGATCACTTCCGATTCAATCCACTTAAAATCCTTAGCTGTGATCTACATTTGCATCGGAATTATCATGTCCGTTCAAGGAAGACTCGCAGCCATGGGAAAACTCGAGATCCCATTTGGTGTTTTCACTCTGATCTACACAGCACAGCTCTTCTTCACTCCTATCTTCGCAGCTttcattaacaaaatcaaattcaatcgATGGGTTGTTATCTCTGTGATCTTAGCTATCATCACCGGAGCTCTTACTCTGTCTTCTTCATTCGGTGGTGAGCCTGATGAAGCAGAGGAGAATTACGCTAGAGGCTCATGGGCTGCTCTGTTCGCTGGAATCTGTTtcgctcttcttctctgtaacATCCAAAACGTCTTCGACAGTTACATCTTCAAACGAACTGAATCAACCAATCAAAAACCAAGCTTTGCCTCTGTTTTCGAAGTtattatcttctcttctctcgttGCTACGATCATCTCCGTCGTGGGTCTGCTTATAGCCGGTGAGCAACACGATTTGAAGAGGGAAATGAATGGATTCTCGAAAGGGAAAGGTTCTTATGTGATGGCTATGGTTGGTCAAGCTGTTTCGTGGCAGGTCTATTGGGTTGGGATTGTTGGACTTGTCTACTCTGTTTCGAGCGTGTTGTCGAATGTGATCAGTGTCATTACGTGGCCGATTGTGTCGGTTCTTGTGGtgatcttcttcaatttcatgGATGATGAGTTTGATGCCTTCAAAGGTGTTGCCTTGGTTACTGCCGTCTTAAGCGCTGCAGCTTATTTCTTTAGGCTTCACAAAGACAATCGTATGGCTTATTAG
- the SRS7 gene encoding SHI-related sequence 7 (SHI-related sequence 7 (SRS7); CONTAINS InterPro DOMAIN/s: Lateral Root Primordium type 1, C-terminal (InterPro:IPR006511), Zinc finger, Lateral Root Primordium type 1 (InterPro:IPR006510), Protein of unknown function DUF702 (InterPro:IPR007818); BEST Arabidopsis thaliana protein match is: SHI-related sequence 5 (TAIR:AT1G75520.1); Has 184 Blast hits to 184 proteins in 22 species: Archae - 0; Bacteria - 0; Metazoa - 2; Fungi - 8; Plants - 174; Viruses - 0; Other Eukaryotes - 0 (source: NCBI BLink).) has product MAGLFYLGGRDHNKQDHHQEKDHNEDKSNNYLYLYKDEIYNNNKGFEIFPPQYFQQQQQQNHAAAPTNLYSFGMVPSGGNINNNRSTNRSLYFNVVSDHEPVRSSTGGFTVTRQGNMNCQDCGNQAKKDCPHMRCRTCCKSRGFDCQTHVKSTWVSAAKRRERQAQLAVLPAKRIRDANSRGGGDDDDDDKEDEKNDSCGGGSALACTRVVNASSSGLETSHLPPEISSPAVFRCMRVSSIDDEDEEYAYQTAVSIGGHVFKGILYDQGPSSDHHRYSSSLNGETSHQHHLNLMDSTPSAATTNAVTAVNTNNGSIDPSSLYTAVATPFNAFVAGGTPFFASSRC; this is encoded by the exons ATGGCTGGATTGTTCTATCTAGGAGGGAGAGATCACAACAAAcaagatcatcatcaagaaAAGGATCATAATGAAGACAAGAGCAACAATTATCTCTATCTATACAAAGACGAgatctacaacaacaacaagggttttgagattttccCTCCTCAATattttcaacaacaacagcaacaaaatCATGCGGCTGCTCCAACAAATCTCTACTCTTTTGGTATGGTCCCGAGTGGTGGTAACATAAACAATAACCGGAGTACTAATCGGAGTTTGTACTTCAACGTCGTCTCCGATCATGAGCCGGTGAGATCCTCAACGGGAGGGTTTACGGTAACGAGACAAGGGAACATGAATTGCCAAGACTGTGGGAATCAAGCCAAGAAAGATTGTCCTCATATGAGATGTCGTACTTGTTGTAAGAGCCGAGGGTTTGATTGCCAAACACACGTGAAGAGCACGTGGGTCTCGGCTGCTAAACGCCGTGAGAGACAGGCTCAGTTAGCTGTTTTGCCAGCTAAGCGTATAAGAGACGCTAACTCAAGGGGTGGTGgggatgacgatgatgatgacaaaGAGGACGAGAAAAATGACAGTTGTGGTGGTGGCTCGGCTCTTGCTTGCACCCGTGTGGTTAATGCTAGTTCTTCAG GGTTAGAGACTAGTCACTTACCACCGGAGATAAGTTCCCCGGCTGTTTTCCGGTGTATGAGAGTCAGCTCAATCGACGATGAAGACGAAGAGTATGCTTATCAAACGGCTGTTAGCATTGGAGGACACGTGTTCAAAGGCATTCTCTACGACCAAGGTCCATCGTCAGATCACCACCGTTACAGCTCAAGCCTCAATGGCGAAACCTCTCATCAACACCATCTTAACCTCATGGACTCAACTCCTTCAGCCGCAACTACAAACGCCGTGACCGCCGTTAACACTAACAACGGATCTATTGACCCTTCTTCCCTTTACACTGCGGTGGCAACTCCGTTCAACGCCTTTGTCGCCGGTGGTACGCCTTTCTTTGCATCTTCTAGGTGTTGA
- the CNGC8 gene encoding cyclic nucleotide gated channel 8 (cyclic nucleotide gated channel 8 (CNGC8); FUNCTIONS IN: ion channel activity, cyclic nucleotide binding, calmodulin binding; INVOLVED IN: ion transport, transmembrane transport; LOCATED IN: membrane; EXPRESSED IN: petal, leaf whorl, male gametophyte, flower, pollen tube; EXPRESSED DURING: L mature pollen stage, M germinated pollen stage, 4 anthesis, petal differentiation and expansion stage; CONTAINS InterPro DOMAIN/s: Cyclic nucleotide-binding (InterPro:IPR000595), Ion transport (InterPro:IPR005821), Cyclic nucleotide-binding-like (InterPro:IPR018490), RmlC-like jelly roll fold (InterPro:IPR014710), IQ calmodulin-binding region (InterPro:IPR000048); BEST Arabidopsis thaliana protein match is: cyclic nucleotide gated channel 7 (TAIR:AT1G15990.1); Has 30201 Blast hits to 17322 proteins in 780 species: Archae - 12; Bacteria - 1396; Metazoa - 17338; Fungi - 3422; Plants - 5037; Viruses - 0; Other Eukaryotes - 2996 (source: NCBI BLink).), whose product MYKSQYISGHREKFVRLDDTDSRVSMSSNATGMKKRSCFGLFNVTSRGGGKTKNTSKSFREGVKIGSEGLKTIGKSFTSGVTRAVFPEDLRVSEKKIFDPQDKTLLLWNRMFVISCILAVSVDPLFFYLPIVDNSKNCIGIDSKLAVTTTTLRTIIDVFYLTRMALQFRTAYIAPSSRVFGRGELVIDPAKIAERYLTRYFIVDFLAVLPLPQIAVWKFLHGSKGTDVLPTKQALLHIVITQYIPRFVRFIPLTSELKKTAGAFAEGAWAGAAYYLLWYMLASHITGAFWYMLSVERNDTCLRSACKVQPDPKVCVQILYCGSKLMSSRETDWIKSVPDLFKNNCSAKSDESKFNYGIYSQAVSSGIVSSTTFFSKFCYCLWWGLQNLSTLGQGLQTSTYPGEVLFSIAIAVAGLLLFALLIGNMQTYLQSLTVRLEEMRIKRRDSEQWMHHRSLPQNLRERVRRYDQYKWLETRGVDEENIVQSLPKDLRRDIKRHLCLNLVRRVPLFANMDERLLDAICERLKPSLYTESTYIVREGDPVNEMLFIIRGRLESVTTDGGRSGFFNRGLLKEGDFCGEELLTWALDPKAGSNLPSSTRTVKALTEVEAFALEAEELKFVASQFRRLHSRQVQQTFRFYSQQWRTWAACFIQAAWRRHLRRKIAELRRKEEEEEEMDYEDDEYYDDNMGGMVTRSDSSVGSSSTLRSTVFASRFAANALKGHKLRVTESSKSLMNLTKPSEPDFEALDTDDLN is encoded by the exons ATGTACAAATCTCAATATATAAGTGGCCATAGAGAAAAATTCGTAAG ATTAGATGATACAGATTCGAGGGTTTCAATGTCATCTAATGCTACGGGAATGAAGAAGCGATCATGTTTTGGATTGTTTAACGTAACTAGTCGTGGAGGAGGAAAGACAAAGAACACATCAAAATCATTTCGAGAAGGTGTTAAAATCGGATCAGAGGGTCTAAAAACGATCGGAAAATCATTCACATCAGGTGTAACAAGAGCTGTTTTCCCTGAAGATCTAAGAGTCTCCGAGAAGAAAATCTTTGATCCTCAAGACAAAACACTTTTATTATGGAACAGAATGTTTGTTATCTCTTGCATTCTTGCTGTCTCTGTTGATCCTCTGTTCTTCTATCTCCCTATTGTCGATAACTCAAAGAACTGCATTGGGATTGACTCTAAATTAGCTGTGACAACTACTACTCTAAGAACGATCATCGATGTTTTTTATCTTACACGAATGGCTCTTCAGTTCCGTACCGCTTACATTGCTCCTTCTTCTCGTGTGTTTGGAAGAGGTGAGCTTGTGATCGACCCTGCAAAGATCGCTGAACGGTATTTGACTCGTTATTTCATTGTCGATTTCCTCGCGGTTCTTCCTTTACCTCAG ATTGCTGTGTGGAAGTTTCTTCACGGATCTAAAGGAACAGATGTATTACCAACAAAACAGGCGCTATTACACATTGTCATCACACAGTACATACCAAGATTCGTTAGGTTTATTCCATTAACTTCAGAGCTCAAGAAAACAGCAGGAGCTTTCGCTGAAGGTGCTTGGGCTGGTGCTGCTTATTACCTCCTCTGGTATATGCTTGCAAGTCAC ATAACTGGAGCGTTCTGGTACATGTTGTCAGTGGAACGTAACGATACATGCTTGAGATCCGCTTGTAAAGTCCAGCCTGATCCCAAGGTCTGTGTTCAGATTCTTTATTGTGGCAGCAAATTAATGAGCAGTCGCGAAACCGACTGGATCAAATCAGTCCCTGATCTTTTTAAGAACAATTGTTCTGCTAAAAGCGATGAGTCTAAATTCAACTACGGGATCTATAGCCAGGCTGTGTCTTCCGGTATTGTATCTTCGACAACGTTTTTCTCCaagttttgttattgtctATGGTGGGGTCTCCAAAATCTCAG CACGTTAGGTCAAGGGCTGCAAACAAGTACATATCCAGgagaagttttgttttcaattgcAATTGCTGTAGCTGgacttcttttgtttgctctTCTCATTGGGAATATGCAAACTTATCTTCAGTCACTTACGGTTCGCTTAGAGGAAATGAGGATTAAAAGACGTGATTCCGAACAGTGGATGCATCACAGGTCACTTCCACAAAACCTGAGGGAACGAGTCAGACGTTATGATCAATACAAATGGTTGGAAACAAGAGGAGTCGACGAAGAAAACATAGTCCAGAGTTTACCAAAAGATCTTAGAAGAGACATCAAACGCCATCTCTGTCTAAATTTAGTTCGCAGG gtTCCTCTGTTTGCTAATATGGATGAGAGATTACTAGACGCAATATGTGAGAGACTAAAGCCAAGTCTATACACAGAGAGCACTTACATAGTGCGAGAAGGAGACCCGGTTAACGAAATGCTCTTCATAATCCGAGGCCGGTTAGAGAGTGTAACAACAGATGGTGGAAGAAGCGGTTTCTTTAACAGAGGTTTATTGAAAGAAGGTGACTTTTGTGGTGAAGAGCTTCTGACTTGGGCACTTGACCCTAAAGCAGGCTCAAACTTACCTTCTTCCACACGAACAGTGAAGGCTCTAACTGAAGTAGAGGCTTTCGCTTTAGAAGCGGAAGAGCTCAAGTTTGTGGCTAGTCAGTTCAGGCGTCTTCACAGTCGTCAGGTTCAACAAACTTTCAGGTTTTACTCTCAACAATGGAGGACTTGGGCTGCTTGTTTCATCCAAGCCGCTTGGCGTAGACATTTAAGAAGGAAAATCGCAGAGCTTAGacgtaaagaagaagaagaagaagaaatggattatgaagatgatgaatatTATGATGATAATATGGGTGGTATGGTTACAAGGAGTGATAGTTCTGTTGGATCAAGTTCTACATTACGTTCCACGGTATTTGCATCAAGATTTGCTGCTAACGCGCTTAAGGGTCATAAACTAAGGGTCACCGAGAGTTCAAAGAGTTTAATGAATTTAACAAAGCCATCAGAACCTGACTTTGAGGCTCTTGATACAGATGACTTGAACTAA
- the CNGC8 gene encoding cyclic nucleotide gated channel 8, whose translation MQIAVWKFLHGSKGTDVLPTKQALLHIVITQYIPRFVRFIPLTSELKKTAGAFAEGAWAGAAYYLLWYMLASHITGAFWYMLSVERNDTCLRSACKVQPDPKVCVQILYCGSKLMSSRETDWIKSVPDLFKNNCSAKSDESKFNYGIYSQAVSSGIVSSTTFFSKFCYCLWWGLQNLSTLGQGLQTSTYPGEVLFSIAIAVAGLLLFALLIGNMQTYLQSLTVRLEEMRIKRRDSEQWMHHRSLPQNLRERVRRYDQYKWLETRGVDEENIVQSLPKDLRRDIKRHLCLNLVRRVPLFANMDERLLDAICERLKPSLYTESTYIVREGDPVNEMLFIIRGRLESVTTDGGRSGFFNRGLLKEGDFCGEELLTWALDPKAGSNLPSSTRTVKALTEVEAFALEAEELKFVASQFRRLHSRQVQQTFRFYSQQWRTWAACFIQAAWRRHLRRKIAELRRKEEEEEEMDYEDDEYYDDNMGGMVTRSDSSVGSSSTLRSTVFASRFAANALKGHKLRVTESSKSLMNLTKPSEPDFEALDTDDLN comes from the exons ATGCAGATTGCTGTGTGGAAGTTTCTTCACGGATCTAAAGGAACAGATGTATTACCAACAAAACAGGCGCTATTACACATTGTCATCACACAGTACATACCAAGATTCGTTAGGTTTATTCCATTAACTTCAGAGCTCAAGAAAACAGCAGGAGCTTTCGCTGAAGGTGCTTGGGCTGGTGCTGCTTATTACCTCCTCTGGTATATGCTTGCAAGTCAC ATAACTGGAGCGTTCTGGTACATGTTGTCAGTGGAACGTAACGATACATGCTTGAGATCCGCTTGTAAAGTCCAGCCTGATCCCAAGGTCTGTGTTCAGATTCTTTATTGTGGCAGCAAATTAATGAGCAGTCGCGAAACCGACTGGATCAAATCAGTCCCTGATCTTTTTAAGAACAATTGTTCTGCTAAAAGCGATGAGTCTAAATTCAACTACGGGATCTATAGCCAGGCTGTGTCTTCCGGTATTGTATCTTCGACAACGTTTTTCTCCaagttttgttattgtctATGGTGGGGTCTCCAAAATCTCAG CACGTTAGGTCAAGGGCTGCAAACAAGTACATATCCAGgagaagttttgttttcaattgcAATTGCTGTAGCTGgacttcttttgtttgctctTCTCATTGGGAATATGCAAACTTATCTTCAGTCACTTACGGTTCGCTTAGAGGAAATGAGGATTAAAAGACGTGATTCCGAACAGTGGATGCATCACAGGTCACTTCCACAAAACCTGAGGGAACGAGTCAGACGTTATGATCAATACAAATGGTTGGAAACAAGAGGAGTCGACGAAGAAAACATAGTCCAGAGTTTACCAAAAGATCTTAGAAGAGACATCAAACGCCATCTCTGTCTAAATTTAGTTCGCAGG gtTCCTCTGTTTGCTAATATGGATGAGAGATTACTAGACGCAATATGTGAGAGACTAAAGCCAAGTCTATACACAGAGAGCACTTACATAGTGCGAGAAGGAGACCCGGTTAACGAAATGCTCTTCATAATCCGAGGCCGGTTAGAGAGTGTAACAACAGATGGTGGAAGAAGCGGTTTCTTTAACAGAGGTTTATTGAAAGAAGGTGACTTTTGTGGTGAAGAGCTTCTGACTTGGGCACTTGACCCTAAAGCAGGCTCAAACTTACCTTCTTCCACACGAACAGTGAAGGCTCTAACTGAAGTAGAGGCTTTCGCTTTAGAAGCGGAAGAGCTCAAGTTTGTGGCTAGTCAGTTCAGGCGTCTTCACAGTCGTCAGGTTCAACAAACTTTCAGGTTTTACTCTCAACAATGGAGGACTTGGGCTGCTTGTTTCATCCAAGCCGCTTGGCGTAGACATTTAAGAAGGAAAATCGCAGAGCTTAGacgtaaagaagaagaagaagaagaaatggattatgaagatgatgaatatTATGATGATAATATGGGTGGTATGGTTACAAGGAGTGATAGTTCTGTTGGATCAAGTTCTACATTACGTTCCACGGTATTTGCATCAAGATTTGCTGCTAACGCGCTTAAGGGTCATAAACTAAGGGTCACCGAGAGTTCAAAGAGTTTAATGAATTTAACAAAGCCATCAGAACCTGACTTTGAGGCTCTTGATACAGATGACTTGAACTAA